Proteins from a genomic interval of Danio rerio strain Tuebingen ecotype United States chromosome 4, GRCz12tu, whole genome shotgun sequence:
- the cpm gene encoding carboxypeptidase M isoform X2 yields MNPDGFESSKPDCIYTVGRYNKNGVDLNRNFPDAFEEGNEQKRESEVRAVMEWLKSETFVLSANLHGGALVASYPYDNSNGGSEQQGYRSVSPDDDVFVHLAKTYSYNHTEMYRGNHCSDLQSFSSGITNGYQWYPLQGGMQDYNYVWAQCLELTLEISCCKFPPEEQLPALWEANRAALLAYMQQVHLGLKGVVMDSSGQIIPHAVVEVLGRNNLCAFQSDVNGEYFRLLLPGKYMLKVMAPGFKTVIQNVEVPYGPDRFSALTHNFILQHSDSNSDSSTPAQSSCSSCELPVKDPHNSATQLNNTLTALLLQTLLLIMMMN; encoded by the exons ATGAACCCGGACGGCTTCGAGTCCTCCAAACCAGACTGCATTTATACAGTAGGCCG GTACAATAAGAATGGAGTGGACCTGAACCGCAATTTTCCAGACGCTTTTGAGGAGGGTAACGAGCAGAAGAGGGAGTCTGAGGTGCGAGCGGTGATGGAGTGGCTGAAGAGCGAGACGTTTGTGCTATCTGCTAATCTGCACGGAGGAGCACTGGTGGCCAGCTATCCATACGACAACAGCAACGGAG GAAGCGAGCAGCAGGGTTACAGGAGCGTGAGCCCTGATGATGATGTGTTTGTCCACCTGGCGAAGACGTACTCCTACAACCACACGGAGATGTACAGAGGAAACCACTGCAGTGACCTGCAGAGCTTCAGCAGCGGCATCACCAACGGCTATCAGTGGTATCCTCTGCAGG GAGGAATGCAGGACTACAACTATGTGTGGGCTCAGTGTTTAGAGCTGACCCTGGAGATCTCATGCTGCAAGTTTCCTCCAGAGGAGCAGCTTCCTGCACTATGGGAGGCCAACAGAGCTGCATTGTTGGCCTACATGCAGCAAGTCCATCTAG GACTGAAAGGTGTGGTGATGGATTCTTCGGGCCAGATAATTCCTCATGCTGTAGTGGAAGTGCTGGGAAGAAACAACCTTTGTGCCTTTCAAAGTGATGTCAATGGAGAGTATTTCAGATTGTTGTTGCCTGGAAAGTACATGTTGAAA GTGATGGCTCCAGGATTCAAGACTGTCATTCAGAATGTAGAAGTGCCCTATGGTCCAGACCGCTTCTCTGCCCTCACACACAACTTTATCCTTCAGCACAGCGACAGCAACTCAGATTCCAGCACACCAGCTCAGTCCTCCTGCAGCAGTTGTGAATTGCCTGTAAAAGACCCACACAACAGTGCCACCCAGCTGAATAACACGCTCACTGCACTGCTCCTACAAACACTACTGCTGATCATGATGATGAACTGA